TCAGGAAAATAATTTTGGAATCAAACGTCAAAATTTTTCAGTAGAAAATGGTAAAATAGTCACTGACAACTTTCGTCAGTGATTTTTCTGTCAGCGAATTTGCTGACGAAAATATTTTTCAAATCCGTCAGTAATTACTCTGACGAAAGGACAAAAGATAAGCTAAAAAGAGCCTAAAAACAGGCTGAACGCTTCTGAAAGGAGAAAAATGCCAGAATTACCAGAAGTTGAAACCGTCAAAAGAGAGCTAGAAAAGCATCTCCTCAATCAAAAAATTATTGCTCTAGAAGCCACTTATCCTCGAATGGTTTTGACAGGTTTTGAAAACTTGCAAAAAGAGCTGACGGGACGTACAATTACAGGGCTTTCTCGGAGAGGGAAATATTTGATTTTTGAGTTTGCTGATGAATTTCGACTCATTTCACATTTGCGGATGGAGGGCAAATATCGACTGGCAAATCTTGGAGAAATCAGTCAAAAGCATGATCATATCGCTGTGAAATTTGCTGATAAACAGTTGGTTTACAATGATGTCCGCAAATTTGGCACATGGGAGTTACTCGCGGCAGAGCAGGAAGACGCCTATTTTTTGTCGAAAAAATTGGGACCTGAGCCGACATATGCTGACTTCGACTGTCACATCTTTGCCGAAAAATTACAAAAATCCAGCAAAAAAATCAAACCCTTTTTATTGGAACAAAGTTTGGTTGTAGGTCTGGGAAATATTTATGTGGACGAAGCCCTGTGGCGCGCTCAAATTCATCCAGAAACACAGGCGAATCATTTGACCAAACTCGAAGTCCAAAGCCTGCATACGGCCATAATTGAGCTACTTCAAGAAGCAATAGAACTTGGTGGTTCAAGCATCAGGACTTATAGCGCACTTGGTGAACCTGGGCGAATGCAAGAAAAACTGCAAGTCTACGCAAAGACAGGAGATCCTTGCCCCCGCTGTCTGACACCTATTCAAAAAATAAAAGTTGCCGGTCGTGGCACACATTTTTGTCCAAAATGTCAGCAAAAAAGGCTCTAATTTAGGAGTCACTAAAAAAGTAAAAAAATTGGTGACATTTTGCAAATAAAAACGTATAGATAAGGTGTAAGGGACTTATAAAATGTCTTGAAAAATGCTATAATTAAACAATAAATAAAGAATAACGGAGAAAAAATTTGGCAACAAAGAAAAAAACAAATTTTGATGATATTACCAAAAAATACGGAGCAGAACGTGATAAAGCCTTGGCGGATGCGTTAGCGCTGATTGAGAAAGACTTTGGAAAAGGGTCACTCATGCGTCTTGGCGAAGCGGCCAACCAGAAAGTATCTGTAGTGAGCTCAGGTTCCCTAGCCCTCGATATCGCATTAGGTGCAGGTGGCTATCCTAAAGGACGAATTGTAGAAATTTACGGCCCAGAATCATCTGGTAAAACGACCGTTGCTTTGCACGCTGTAGCTTCTGTCCAAAAAGAAGGCGGCATCGCAGCTTACATTGACGCTGAAAATGCTCTTGATCCAGAATATGCTAAAGCACTCGGTGTTAATATTGATGAACTTTTGCTTTCACAGCCTGACTTTGGTGAACAAGGCTTGCAGATTGCCGAAAAATTGATCACGTCAGGAGCGGTAGATCTTGTTGTTATTGACTCTGTCGCAGCGCTTGTGCCAAAAGCGGAGATTGACGGAGAAATTGGTGATAGTTCTGTCGGACTTCAAGCACGGATGATGTCACAAGCAATGCGTAAACTTGCTGGACACATCAATAAGACAAAGACAACAGCTATTTTCATTAACCAATTGCGTGAGAAAGTAGGAGTTATGTTTGGATCGCCTGAAACAACACCTGGCGGTCGTGCGCTCAAATTCTATGCCTCAGTTCGTCTGGACGTTCGTGGTTCAACTAAAATTGAAGAAGGGTCTGGTGATAATAAGACTCAAATCGGTAAGATTACCAAACTCAAAGTTGTTAAAAATAAAGTGGCACCGCCTTTCAAAGTTGCGCTCGTAGACATTATGTTTGGTGAAGGAATCTCCAAGACAGGAGAACTTTTGACAATCGCTGTTGACGAAGGCATCATCAAAAAATCAGGCTCATGGTTTGCTTACAATGATGAAAAAATTGGCCAAGGATCTGAAAAAGC
The DNA window shown above is from Lactococcus sp. S-13 and carries:
- the mutM gene encoding DNA-formamidopyrimidine glycosylase, which produces MPELPEVETVKRELEKHLLNQKIIALEATYPRMVLTGFENLQKELTGRTITGLSRRGKYLIFEFADEFRLISHLRMEGKYRLANLGEISQKHDHIAVKFADKQLVYNDVRKFGTWELLAAEQEDAYFLSKKLGPEPTYADFDCHIFAEKLQKSSKKIKPFLLEQSLVVGLGNIYVDEALWRAQIHPETQANHLTKLEVQSLHTAIIELLQEAIELGGSSIRTYSALGEPGRMQEKLQVYAKTGDPCPRCLTPIQKIKVAGRGTHFCPKCQQKRL
- the recA gene encoding recombinase RecA, yielding MATKKKTNFDDITKKYGAERDKALADALALIEKDFGKGSLMRLGEAANQKVSVVSSGSLALDIALGAGGYPKGRIVEIYGPESSGKTTVALHAVASVQKEGGIAAYIDAENALDPEYAKALGVNIDELLLSQPDFGEQGLQIAEKLITSGAVDLVVIDSVAALVPKAEIDGEIGDSSVGLQARMMSQAMRKLAGHINKTKTTAIFINQLREKVGVMFGSPETTPGGRALKFYASVRLDVRGSTKIEEGSGDNKTQIGKITKLKVVKNKVAPPFKVALVDIMFGEGISKTGELLTIAVDEGIIKKSGSWFAYNDEKIGQGSEKAKAYLKEHPEVFDEIDHKIRVAHGLLDEEPESNPAPEVEKAPKGKASKAKKAEDVLPETEEIELELED